From the Synergistaceae bacterium genome, one window contains:
- a CDS encoding amidohydrolase family protein gives MQAQQERISLVNGRIHTPLSTASNITFEHGRIVSIDDESSSLNGKIIDLHGRTVLSGFCDSGLNFLSWAESQERLSLANVKTLKELSDSLKAYTSANPKPLRGWYIAYDFPENIIIPLDELDSVVPSMPCALITRASSQAILNSQAMNAFNMPQNTVELDEFTQHLPVLSDEDILYLVKTYAPKINALGLTELWMNFTDEPERLWEIFSTEAYYMLTFRLRCNFGFDDVTSLNEFLSTGLRTGDGLPFCKLGGILVRGIDQTEQNKEPNKMIYSAHLSGCQVISDNNKSCLNALERVIKKSRKNSRHLINNFSGSILDRMNLLGLGGIITAGQENKDVHEAFQNGLVISSGSGETLTPPLKIISSLVSKGLSVSEALSVSSWGAAWNGGNDSRRGEIAVGNDADFVILEQDPFLVSPEEIAAIDVTMTFCAGCAVYNSGAI, from the coding sequence ATGCAGGCTCAGCAGGAAAGAATTTCACTTGTAAACGGCCGTATTCATACACCGTTAAGCACTGCATCAAATATCACGTTTGAACATGGCCGTATAGTTTCTATTGACGACGAATCAAGCTCGTTAAACGGGAAAATTATAGACCTTCACGGGCGTACGGTTCTGTCGGGATTCTGTGACTCAGGATTAAATTTTTTGTCATGGGCAGAGAGTCAAGAACGTTTGAGTCTCGCAAATGTTAAGACTCTCAAAGAATTAAGCGACTCACTCAAAGCCTACACGAGCGCAAATCCTAAACCTTTGCGGGGCTGGTATATCGCGTATGATTTCCCGGAAAATATTATTATTCCCCTCGATGAACTTGACTCCGTCGTGCCTTCTATGCCGTGTGCATTGATTACCCGTGCAAGCAGTCAGGCAATATTAAATTCTCAGGCAATGAACGCTTTTAACATGCCGCAAAATACTGTAGAACTTGACGAATTTACGCAGCATTTGCCAGTGTTGAGCGATGAAGATATTTTGTATCTCGTGAAGACTTATGCTCCGAAAATTAACGCGCTTGGATTAACTGAATTATGGATGAATTTCACTGATGAGCCCGAAAGACTCTGGGAAATTTTTTCAACTGAAGCGTATTATATGCTGACATTCAGACTCCGTTGTAATTTCGGATTTGATGACGTTACGAGCCTGAACGAGTTTTTATCGACAGGACTGCGCACAGGAGACGGCCTCCCATTTTGTAAGCTCGGAGGGATTCTCGTTCGCGGAATAGATCAGACAGAACAAAACAAGGAACCAAACAAAATGATTTATTCTGCTCATTTGTCGGGCTGTCAGGTCATAAGCGATAATAATAAATCCTGCTTGAATGCACTTGAGCGCGTAATCAAGAAATCCCGCAAAAATTCACGCCACCTGATAAATAATTTTTCCGGCAGCATCTTAGATAGAATGAATCTATTAGGACTCGGAGGAATCATTACAGCAGGTCAGGAAAATAAAGACGTTCACGAGGCATTTCAAAACGGGTTAGTAATTTCATCAGGAAGCGGCGAGACTCTGACTCCACCGTTAAAGATTATTAGCTCTCTCGTCTCAAAGGGTTTAAGCGTGTCTGAGGCTTTGAGCGTTTCATCATGGGGAGCAGCTTGGAACGGCGGAAATGATTCAAGGCGCGGAGAAATAGCGGTCGGTAATGATGCAGATTTTGTGATTCTCGAACAGGATCCATTTTTAGTAAGTCCCGAAGAAATTGCAGCAATCGACGTAACTATGACATTTTGCGCAGGTTGTGCGGTTTATAACTCCGGCGCAATATAA
- a CDS encoding iron-only hydrogenase system regulator: protein METRVAVMSIIVENTSSIETLNNILHEYRDYIIGRMGLPYRPKKINLISIALDAPQDIISALSGKIGNLEGVSVKAAFSKDN, encoded by the coding sequence ATGGAAACTAGAGTCGCCGTCATGAGCATTATCGTGGAAAATACTTCATCAATCGAGACGCTTAATAATATCTTGCATGAGTACCGCGATTACATAATTGGCCGCATGGGTCTGCCCTATCGCCCTAAGAAAATAAATTTAATCAGCATTGCACTTGACGCACCTCAAGACATTATCTCAGCTTTATCCGGCAAAATCGGCAATCTTGAAGGAGTCAGCGTTAAAGCAGCTTTCTCGAAAGATAACTAA
- the hydE gene encoding [FeFe] hydrogenase H-cluster radical SAM maturase HydE, with protein sequence MLRELIYKLAETHSLTLDEYKTLIENREEDSIKILRRLAVGVRQKIYSNHIYVRGLIEISNICKNDCYYCGIRKSNKFCERYRLTPDEIISCADEGYNLGFRTFVLQGGEDLYFTDEILGGIVREIKSRHPDCAITLSMGERTRESYKFLRDCGADRYLLRHETADKTHYSRLHPENLSYDNRMNCLKILRELNYQVGCGFMVGSPFQTSQNLAQDLKFIETFKPDMCGIGPFIPHSDTPFKNFPAGTLELTCYLLSIIRLIYPPVLLPATTALGTIDKLGREKGILSGANVVMPNLSPVSVRKKYMLYNNKICTGEESAQCKNCLNNRMQKIGYEIITSRGDIKFN encoded by the coding sequence ATTTTGCGCGAATTAATTTACAAGCTGGCCGAGACTCATTCTTTGACACTTGATGAATATAAAACGCTCATCGAGAACAGAGAAGAGGACTCAATAAAAATTTTACGGCGTTTGGCTGTTGGGGTCAGACAAAAAATTTACAGCAATCATATTTACGTCAGGGGCTTAATCGAAATTAGCAACATTTGCAAGAACGACTGTTATTACTGCGGGATCAGAAAAAGTAATAAATTTTGCGAGCGTTATAGATTGACTCCTGATGAAATTATCTCATGTGCTGACGAAGGTTATAATCTCGGCTTCCGAACGTTTGTCTTGCAGGGCGGAGAAGATTTATATTTCACTGATGAAATTTTAGGCGGGATTGTGCGCGAAATTAAGTCAAGACACCCAGACTGCGCTATAACACTTTCAATGGGCGAACGAACGCGCGAGAGTTATAAATTTTTGCGTGATTGCGGGGCAGACAGATATTTACTCAGACACGAGACAGCAGACAAGACTCATTATTCCCGACTCCATCCTGAAAATCTTTCGTATGATAATCGCATGAACTGTCTAAAAATTTTGCGTGAACTAAATTATCAAGTCGGCTGCGGTTTTATGGTCGGCTCACCATTTCAAACGAGTCAAAATCTTGCGCAAGACCTGAAATTTATCGAGACATTTAAACCCGATATGTGCGGGATTGGGCCGTTTATTCCGCATAGTGATACACCGTTTAAAAATTTTCCGGCCGGGACTCTTGAGCTTACTTGTTATTTGCTGTCGATTATAAGACTCATTTATCCGCCTGTTTTGCTGCCTGCGACGACTGCACTAGGAACGATTGATAAACTTGGACGCGAGAAAGGCATTTTATCGGGAGCAAATGTCGTTATGCCGAATCTATCTCCAGTCAGCGTGAGAAAAAAATATATGCTCTACAATAATAAAATTTGTACAGGCGAAGAGAGTGCACAGTGTAAAAATTGCCTCAATAATCGAATGCAGAAAATCGGCTATGAAATTATCACTAGCAGGGGAGATATAAAATTTAATTAA